The Carassius gibelio isolate Cgi1373 ecotype wild population from Czech Republic chromosome B22, carGib1.2-hapl.c, whole genome shotgun sequence genome window below encodes:
- the LOC127988310 gene encoding uncharacterized protein LOC127988310 has translation MYAYPSFQRQSATSSRLLMAPSAEAKRLENLESGRAKPKEEVLSEASTFDSTNGGDPSDQFLVLAHCKLQFGKYQGQRFRWLLENSLGYAVYLVLSISTETAQTTPLSQNKQLFLQYTSQIREMAEEVEKYQRKQEMQAEARATGDQGCLMVEFGDFQGRSMKDVYEDQSKEAQALIRYLIKADARPKTNMAIFKTYVLKRRASAVVTSVRQPAPHAATSSASATTAPPPAPIQTGVQKTATVKALLARGKNLSPSQLAKKLTSPVKPYPLLQSTLPPPAAEPPAKHLTPIQLFATGK, from the exons atgtatgcATATCCCTCTTTTCAACGCCAATCGGCAACATCAAGCCGACTCCTCATGGCGCCTTCGGCGGAGGCGAAGCGCCTTGAAAATTTGGAGTCTGGAAGGGCCAAACCTAAGGAGGAGGTGCTGTCAGAGGCCAGTACTTTTGACAGCACGAACGGTGGAGACCCCAGTGACCAGTTTTTAGTACTGGCTCACTGCAAACTTCAATTTGGGAAGTACCAGGGCCAGAGATTTAGATGGCTCCTGGAAAACTCTCTGGGGTATGCCGTGTATTTGGTGCTCAGCATTTCCACTGAGACAGCGCAGACAACACCcctgtcacaaaataaacaactGTTCCTACAGTACACTTCTCAAATTAGAGAGATGGCAGAAGAAGTGGAAAAGTATCAGAGGAAGCAGGAAATGCAGGCAGAAGCCCGGGCAACTGGAGACCAGGGCTGCTTGATGGTGGAGTTTGGTGACTTCCAGGGCCGCTCCATGAAAGATGTTTATGAGGACCAGAGCAAGGAGGCTCAAGCCCTCATCAGGTACCTCATTAAGGCAGATGCCAGGCCCAAAACCAACATGGCCATTTTCAAGACATATGTCCTGAAAAGACGGGCTTCTGCTGTGGTCACCAGCGTACGTCAGCCTGCACCTCACGCTGCAACCTCCAGTGCTTCTGCAACCACTGCACCTCCACCTGCACCTATCCAAACTGGTGTACAGAAGACCGCAACTGTGAAAGCGCTGTTGGCGCGTGGCAAAAATTTGTCTCCTTCACAGCTGGCGAAAAAACTCACGTCACCAGTTAAACCCT ATCCATTATTGCAGTCCACTTTACCTCCTCCAGCAGCAGAACCCCCAGCCAAACATTTGACCCCGATACAGCTTTTCGCTACTGGTAAGTAA